The Paenibacillus pabuli DNA segment GCGGATATCGAGCTGGGTCAATTCCCTAAATTCTTGGAAGGTGACAACGTTCCACTGGAATCTTTGAATGATGTATTTGCACCATACAAAGACGTTGTTGTTCCTTCACGTGTGGAGATTTACTCCAAAGCCGACCAGGTTTATGGCTTTGATTATCACGTAGGTGCTACGCTTGCTTTCTACAACACTGAAATTCTCGAACAAGCAGGTGTTGACTACAAGACAATCAAAACGTGGGAAGATTACAAACAAGCAGGTATCAAGGTTTATGAAAAGACTGGCAAGTACTTAGGTACTGCTGATACATCAGCTACGTGGCAAGCATCGCTGCTGCTAGCTCAACAAAACGCTGATTTTACAGATGAAAATGGTAATCCAAAAGTGAACTCGCCTGAAATGATTAAAGCGTATGAAATGTTAGTCGATCTGCAGAAGAACAATGTTATTCATACGATCCCTGGCGGTCAACCCGACACAGAAGAAGCAAAAGGCGAATACAACAAAGGCAACTACGCGAGCGCATTGATGCCTGAGTGGTACATGTCCCGCTTTGTAAACGAAATGAAGGACCTTAAAGGGAAGTATGCAATTGCTCCATTGCCTGTATTTGAAGAAGGTAATCCTCGTTCTGTTGGCTTAGGCGGTACTGGCACAGTGGTTACTAAGAATGGTAAAGACGTTCAGTTGGCCAAAGAATTTGTAGCCTTTGCTAAGCTT contains these protein-coding regions:
- a CDS encoding ABC transporter substrate-binding protein, translating into MKKRSTLISIVTVLIMSLVFTACGTPSDSKTETQQLGANAGENATELSFWTFVDLHGKHLDKMLGLWNQENPDKQIKLNVTVMPYDDMHNKLLLAVTSGKGAPDIADIELGQFPKFLEGDNVPLESLNDVFAPYKDVVVPSRVEIYSKADQVYGFDYHVGATLAFYNTEILEQAGVDYKTIKTWEDYKQAGIKVYEKTGKYLGTADTSATWQASLLLAQQNADFTDENGNPKVNSPEMIKAYEMLVDLQKNNVIHTIPGGQPDTEEAKGEYNKGNYASALMPEWYMSRFVNEMKDLKGKYAIAPLPVFEEGNPRSVGLGGTGTVVTKNGKDVQLAKEFVAFAKLSKEATTEIWNTLGFDPINMEVWQDDAVTKNPDNEYVQYFKTNAFDTLNEIKDEIRAIKSVKASPTIGNIFNTVTLNAIFEDGQDVKEALDEAQEAIEQELK